A genomic region of Barnesiella viscericola DSM 18177 contains the following coding sequences:
- a CDS encoding sensor histidine kinase → MKLFRLHKRFLLMLNAIAILVAFLMHLPELIALFEPEAGSRLFPDVHWANVSYEILFTYLSMLLLFLLNIKIMMPAKPTTELGWKRVAVTFVVTLVVCNLLGKGFVYVHQHLGVPAITATLHHYLHPLRDILIACIVTGTSYLYYQNQRSRRMLLENEQLRTENLVNQYEALKSQLNPHMLFNSLNTLYSLIRESPDKAQNYLQELSRVMRYTLHDNQSHTVALSEEMSFVRSYIYLLQMRYEDNLHFEIEIPQELLQRQVPLMAVQMLVENAVKHNEISNRKPLTIRICAQGDSLCVSNRIQPRLSDSSNTCIGLANLSKRYQLLFGRDITIEENEKNFQVTLPLI, encoded by the coding sequence ATGAAGTTGTTTCGTCTCCATAAGCGGTTCCTGTTGATGCTGAACGCTATCGCCATTCTGGTGGCGTTCCTGATGCACCTGCCCGAGCTCATAGCCCTCTTCGAGCCCGAGGCGGGCAGCCGTCTCTTCCCCGATGTGCACTGGGCCAACGTCAGCTACGAGATACTGTTTACCTATCTCTCCATGTTGCTGCTCTTTCTCCTGAACATCAAAATCATGATGCCCGCCAAGCCCACGACCGAGTTGGGGTGGAAGCGGGTGGCGGTGACGTTTGTCGTCACGCTGGTGGTGTGCAATCTGCTGGGAAAGGGCTTTGTCTATGTGCATCAGCACCTCGGGGTCCCCGCCATTACGGCCACGCTGCATCACTACCTGCACCCGTTGCGCGATATCTTGATTGCCTGCATCGTTACCGGTACCAGTTACCTGTACTATCAGAACCAACGCAGCCGGCGCATGTTGCTCGAGAATGAACAGTTGCGCACCGAAAATCTCGTCAACCAGTACGAGGCCTTGAAGAGTCAGCTCAATCCGCACATGCTCTTCAACTCGCTCAACACCCTCTATTCGCTCATCAGGGAGTCGCCCGACAAGGCGCAGAACTACCTGCAAGAGCTGTCGCGGGTCATGCGCTACACGTTGCACGACAACCAGTCGCACACCGTGGCCCTGAGCGAAGAGATGAGCTTCGTGCGTTCCTACATCTACTTGTTGCAGATGCGTTATGAAGACAATCTGCATTTCGAGATTGAGATTCCGCAAGAGCTGCTGCAACGGCAGGTGCCGTTGATGGCCGTGCAGATGCTGGTCGAGAATGCCGTGAAGCACAACGAAATCAGCAACCGCAAGCCCCTCACCATACGCATCTGTGCCCAGGGCGATTCCCTCTGCGTGAGCAACCGCATTCAGCCCCGACTCTCGGACAGCAGCAATACCTGCATAGGGCTGGCCAACCTGTCGAAACGTTATCAGTTGCTCTTCGGGCGCGATATTACTATCGAAGAGAATGAAAAGAACTTTCAAGTAACTTTGCCGTT
- a CDS encoding efflux RND transporter periplasmic adaptor subunit has translation MNHTMNLMKQPAIYLMLALLAASCSNSSSSSTSTESAGAPDTVAQAPGDSAQMPKVDGVSGATNVSNPPSFNGVIMMPPQSHVTVTLSMGGSVQEIRVLPGQHVRKGEVILTLANPAFIELQQSYLDAAAQTEYLKKEYERQQKLVSGESASLKRLQQSKADYLSMKSRMEAAAAQLTLLGTDTASLSRNGIRTYLDVRAPRNGYVTNMDINAGKYFAAGEPVCDVIDKSAPMLQLTAYEKDLDKLQPGTRFTFNVNGMPDTSFTADLVSVDQMVDNVNRSIKVYARILQANTNFRPGMYVVAKITDKKH, from the coding sequence ATGAACCATACAATGAACCTGATGAAACAACCTGCGATTTATCTGATGCTGGCCCTGCTGGCTGCATCGTGTTCAAACTCGTCGAGCTCTTCGACCTCGACCGAGTCGGCCGGGGCCCCCGACACGGTGGCACAGGCCCCGGGCGACAGTGCTCAAATGCCCAAGGTCGATGGTGTGAGCGGTGCCACCAACGTCTCCAATCCGCCTTCGTTCAATGGCGTTATTATGATGCCCCCGCAAAGCCACGTCACCGTCACGCTGAGCATGGGCGGCTCGGTGCAGGAGATTCGGGTCCTGCCCGGCCAGCACGTGCGCAAGGGCGAGGTGATTCTCACCTTGGCCAATCCCGCCTTCATCGAGCTTCAACAATCCTACCTCGATGCCGCCGCCCAGACCGAATATCTGAAAAAGGAGTATGAACGCCAGCAGAAACTGGTTTCCGGCGAATCGGCTTCGTTGAAGCGCCTGCAACAGAGCAAGGCCGACTACCTGTCGATGAAGAGCCGCATGGAGGCTGCCGCTGCCCAACTCACCTTGCTGGGCACCGATACCGCTTCGCTCTCTCGTAATGGTATTCGCACCTACCTCGATGTGCGGGCTCCGCGCAACGGCTATGTGACCAACATGGATATCAATGCCGGCAAATATTTTGCCGCAGGCGAACCCGTGTGTGACGTGATTGACAAGAGTGCCCCCATGTTGCAGCTGACCGCCTATGAAAAAGATTTGGACAAGTTGCAACCGGGGACTCGCTTCACCTTCAATGTGAACGGTATGCCCGACACCTCGTTCACGGCCGATCTGGTCTCGGTCGATCAGATGGTCGACAACGTCAACCGCTCCATCAAGGTCTATGCCCGCATCTTGCAGGCAAACACGAATTTCCGCCCCGGCATGTATGTGGTGGCCAAGATTACGGATAAAAAGCACTAA